The Leifsonia williamsii genome includes a region encoding these proteins:
- a CDS encoding alpha-L-rhamnosidase: MTVVVEQPRFERRDSGPALGIGVAAPRLSWRTAATDRDWTQTGYEVEVTRAGETRVFEVAGSDSVFVPWPDEPLRSREVAEVRVRVHGGDTVSEWSVPAVGEAGLLSPADWTAQAVGPGAQPDDRDGRPALLRRAFDAPADVVRAVLRATAHGVFEAELNGHRVGDDVLAPGWTAYQHRLRVASYDVTDLVQPGANALGAWLGDGWYRGRIGFDGGTRGFYGDRTSFFAELELTGADGTVTTVVTDASWRTHPSPIERSGLYDGERHIAAEHLPGWSRPGFDDAGWEPVTVEPFDTSLLVAPDGPPVRRTAELRPVSATPLDGGRVLLDFGQNLAGRLRLRASSSVAGEQLTLRHAEVLQGGELYTRTLRLAASVDEYVADGGPIDWEPRFTIHGFRYAEVSGWSGDPRDLEVVAVAIHSDMRRTGTFSSSDPLVDRLHENVLWSMRSNFVDIPTDCPQRDERLGWTGDIQVFAPTAAGLYDVSGFLASWLKDVAAEQLPDGTVPWYVPVIPGGDFWTPIKPGAVWGDAAVLTPWVLYQHYGDRQVLADQYDSGRAWVDLLERLAGPSRLWNTGMQLGDWLDPTAPPEDPTVAETDKYLVASAYFEHSTRVLSLIAAELGHDADAERYRALAEEVRAAFRREYVLPGGRLSNHAQAAYALAIAFDLFDADELAHAGAALAELVAENGYRIGTGFAGTPLIADALSKGGRTDAAYRLLLERECPSWLYTVLSGGTTIWERWDSLLPDGTVNPGEMTSFNHYALGSVADWLHTTVAGIAPLEPGFRRLRFAPQPGGGLTRASRELETPYGRASVAWTLADGVFDLAVEVPTATTAEVVLPSGRTEQVGAGRHRFTEPATAPLHSETLAVGTP; this comes from the coding sequence ATGACCGTCGTCGTCGAACAGCCGCGCTTCGAGCGCCGCGACAGCGGGCCGGCGCTCGGGATCGGCGTCGCCGCCCCGCGCCTGAGCTGGCGCACGGCGGCCACCGACCGCGACTGGACGCAGACCGGCTACGAGGTCGAGGTGACCCGCGCGGGCGAGACCCGCGTGTTCGAGGTCGCCGGCTCCGACTCCGTCTTCGTGCCGTGGCCCGACGAGCCGCTGCGCTCGCGCGAGGTCGCCGAGGTGCGGGTCCGCGTGCACGGCGGAGACACGGTCTCCGAGTGGTCCGTCCCCGCCGTCGGGGAGGCCGGCCTCCTCTCCCCCGCCGACTGGACCGCGCAGGCGGTCGGCCCCGGCGCCCAGCCCGACGACCGCGACGGCCGGCCGGCGCTGCTCCGCCGCGCGTTCGACGCCCCCGCCGATGTCGTGCGCGCCGTGCTGCGCGCGACCGCGCACGGCGTCTTCGAGGCTGAGCTCAATGGTCACCGCGTCGGCGACGACGTGCTCGCCCCCGGGTGGACCGCTTACCAGCACCGCCTCCGCGTCGCGTCCTACGACGTCACCGACCTCGTCCAGCCCGGCGCGAACGCGCTCGGCGCCTGGCTCGGCGACGGGTGGTACCGCGGCCGCATCGGGTTCGACGGAGGCACGCGCGGCTTCTACGGCGACCGCACCTCCTTCTTCGCCGAGCTGGAGCTGACCGGCGCCGACGGCACGGTCACCACCGTGGTCACGGACGCCTCCTGGCGCACGCATCCCTCCCCCATCGAGCGCTCAGGCCTCTACGACGGCGAGCGCCACATCGCCGCCGAGCACCTGCCCGGCTGGTCCCGCCCCGGCTTCGACGACGCAGGGTGGGAGCCGGTCACGGTCGAGCCGTTCGACACCTCCCTGCTGGTCGCGCCCGACGGGCCGCCCGTGCGCCGCACGGCCGAGCTGCGTCCGGTCAGCGCCACCCCGCTCGATGGCGGCCGCGTGCTGCTCGACTTCGGCCAGAACCTGGCGGGCCGGCTCCGCCTGCGCGCCTCCTCCTCGGTCGCGGGCGAACAGCTGACGCTGCGCCACGCCGAGGTGCTGCAGGGCGGCGAGCTCTACACGCGCACCCTCCGGCTCGCAGCCTCGGTCGACGAGTACGTCGCCGACGGCGGCCCGATCGACTGGGAGCCGCGGTTCACCATCCACGGCTTCCGCTACGCCGAGGTGTCCGGCTGGAGCGGCGACCCGCGCGACCTCGAAGTCGTCGCCGTCGCGATCCACTCGGACATGCGGCGCACCGGCACCTTCTCCTCCTCCGACCCGCTCGTGGACCGCCTGCACGAGAACGTGCTGTGGAGCATGCGCAGCAACTTCGTCGACATCCCGACCGACTGCCCGCAGCGCGACGAGCGCCTGGGCTGGACCGGCGACATCCAGGTCTTCGCGCCGACCGCGGCCGGGCTGTACGACGTCTCGGGCTTCCTCGCCTCCTGGCTGAAGGACGTCGCGGCCGAGCAGCTGCCCGACGGCACCGTGCCCTGGTACGTGCCGGTCATCCCGGGCGGCGACTTCTGGACGCCGATCAAGCCCGGCGCGGTCTGGGGCGACGCCGCCGTGCTCACACCGTGGGTCCTCTACCAGCACTACGGCGACCGCCAGGTGCTCGCGGACCAGTACGACAGCGGGCGGGCGTGGGTCGACCTGCTGGAGCGGCTCGCCGGCCCCTCCCGGCTCTGGAACACCGGCATGCAGCTGGGCGACTGGCTGGACCCCACCGCGCCGCCCGAGGACCCGACCGTCGCCGAGACCGACAAGTACCTCGTCGCCAGCGCGTACTTCGAGCACTCCACGCGGGTGCTCTCGCTGATCGCGGCCGAGCTGGGCCACGACGCGGACGCCGAGCGCTACCGCGCCCTGGCCGAGGAGGTGCGCGCGGCCTTCCGCCGCGAGTACGTGCTTCCCGGCGGCCGGCTGAGCAACCACGCGCAGGCTGCGTACGCCCTCGCCATCGCGTTCGACCTGTTCGACGCCGACGAGCTGGCCCACGCCGGCGCGGCCCTCGCGGAGCTGGTCGCCGAGAACGGCTACCGCATCGGCACCGGCTTCGCGGGCACGCCGCTCATCGCGGACGCGCTCAGCAAGGGCGGCCGGACGGACGCCGCCTACCGCCTGCTGCTCGAGCGCGAGTGCCCGTCGTGGCTCTACACCGTGCTCTCGGGAGGGACGACGATCTGGGAGCGCTGGGACAGCCTCCTGCCCGACGGCACGGTGAACCCGGGCGAGATGACCTCGTTCAACCACTACGCCCTCGGCTCGGTCGCCGACTGGCTGCACACCACGGTCGCGGGGATCGCGCCGCTGGAGCCCGGCTTCCGGCGGCTGCGGTTCGCGCCGCAGCCGGGCGGCGGCCTGACGCGCGCCTCCCGTGAGCTGGAGACGCCGTACGGCCGCGCGAGCGTGGCCTGGACGCTGGCCGACGGCGTGTTCGACCTGGCCGTGGAGGTGCCGACCGCGACCACCGCCGAGGTCGTGCTGCCCAGCGGCCGCACCGAGCAGGTCGGGGCGGGGCGGCACCGCTTCACCGAGCCCGCCACGGCACCCCTCCACTCTGAGACCCTCGCCGTCGGCACCCCGTGA
- a CDS encoding LacI family DNA-binding transcriptional regulator — protein MMRKNGARGGAAGPPNMHHVAELAGVSVATVSNVLNHPEKVAGSTRSKVEKAIEQLGFTLNQTARALRSGDARSIGLVVIDLTNSLFVDVARGAQEQAQSQAFTLQLASANNDLAVQDAHLSFFDSARVSGVILAPMQESDEQIARVRRHGRPVVVVNFDSKLTDSCRVLIDNERAGYIAAKHLIDLGRTRIAFVAAHDDYQPVHDRRRGVRAAVEEAGGAVTLIELDTVDLDPPGGADAGRRLAGMPEQERPDAVLAVTDLLAMAIINELTNAGISVPEDVAVMGCDHNSAAWGGAIPLSSVSMQGEEMGRAAVDLLLGELRDEHGGHVHRRVLLQPHLVVRESTIGRERVPV, from the coding sequence ATGATGCGCAAGAACGGTGCGCGCGGCGGAGCGGCCGGGCCGCCGAACATGCACCACGTCGCCGAGCTCGCCGGCGTGTCGGTCGCGACCGTCTCGAACGTTCTCAACCACCCCGAGAAGGTGGCGGGCAGCACGCGCAGCAAGGTCGAGAAGGCGATCGAGCAGCTCGGCTTCACGCTCAACCAGACCGCTCGCGCGCTGCGCTCCGGCGACGCGCGCTCGATCGGGCTGGTCGTCATCGACCTCACCAACTCGCTCTTCGTCGACGTCGCCCGCGGCGCGCAGGAGCAGGCGCAGTCGCAGGCGTTCACCCTCCAGCTGGCGAGCGCCAACAACGACCTGGCCGTGCAGGACGCGCACCTCTCCTTCTTCGACAGCGCCCGGGTCTCCGGCGTGATCCTGGCGCCCATGCAGGAGTCGGACGAGCAGATCGCGCGCGTGCGCCGCCACGGGCGACCCGTCGTCGTGGTCAACTTCGACTCGAAGCTGACCGACTCCTGCCGCGTGCTGATCGACAACGAACGCGCCGGCTACATCGCCGCCAAGCACCTGATCGACCTCGGCCGCACGCGCATCGCCTTCGTCGCCGCCCACGACGACTACCAGCCCGTGCACGACCGGCGGCGGGGCGTGCGGGCGGCCGTCGAGGAGGCGGGAGGCGCGGTGACGCTGATCGAGCTCGACACCGTCGACCTCGACCCGCCGGGCGGCGCCGACGCCGGTCGCCGGCTCGCGGGCATGCCGGAGCAGGAGCGCCCGGACGCCGTGCTCGCGGTCACCGACCTCCTCGCCATGGCGATCATCAACGAGCTCACCAACGCGGGCATCAGCGTCCCGGAGGACGTCGCGGTCATGGGCTGCGACCACAACTCGGCCGCGTGGGGCGGCGCCATCCCGCTCAGCTCGGTGTCGATGCAGGGCGAGGAGATGGGCCGCGCGGCCGTCGACCTCCTGCTCGGCGAGCTGCGTGACGAGCACGGCGGGCACGTGCACCGGCGGGTGCTGCTGCAGCCGCACCTCGTCGTGCGCGAGAGCACGATCGGCCGGGAGCGCGTCCCGGTCTGA
- a CDS encoding alpha-L-rhamnosidase C-terminal domain-containing protein translates to MTWYYPPRQYELGMLHELVRSGFAANRHVDYALNHAQPASAAEFRVDGGDPFMVAAVPPAIELPDAARVEVRLPGEDWQPAVAVAAHGEAPPHVQPEPVVAVPLTLRDGLWEADGPLLGRPVFASIAEPVVSSGESREEALADPEAAETRHDVVRLPDGRWTTAHRLGFRYLRVESDNPITDVIVEASRRPTPRAGAFSCSDDELTRIWQVSADTLRVCMQGLMLDGIKRDRMPWIGDQALNTLANAYAFGDGGIVAASLTALGRPRHGFVNGISDYSLWWVIGTGFFASAFDARAYLAGEADHLHAFVEGLAEQAGDDGLLRPRPGDDDFLKLVFIDWGVEADPARDATALQVLWHWALTSAAHLLGSVGHPGAGRWEALAATVRSTLHRTAWDAEGQVWREYADGASAASPYPNFLAVLARLGGADGDVTPAMRALLTGTRRAGTPFMTGFLLRALIEAGEPATAVECVRELWGGMLAAGATSFWEEFAEPGASPYEMYGRPFGKSLCHAWSSSPAALLPDAILGVRPLADGWARFAVAPALGGLEWAEARIPAPQGDIVVRADAGGTVVDVPAGAVLVAEGGEHPGPACVRLPSP, encoded by the coding sequence GTGACCTGGTACTACCCGCCCCGGCAGTACGAGCTCGGGATGCTGCACGAGCTCGTCCGCTCCGGCTTCGCGGCCAACCGCCACGTCGACTACGCGCTCAACCACGCCCAGCCGGCGTCGGCGGCCGAGTTCCGGGTGGATGGCGGCGACCCCTTCATGGTCGCGGCCGTCCCTCCCGCGATCGAGCTGCCCGACGCGGCGCGGGTGGAGGTGCGACTCCCCGGCGAGGACTGGCAGCCGGCCGTCGCCGTGGCGGCGCACGGCGAGGCTCCCCCGCATGTACAGCCCGAGCCGGTCGTCGCCGTGCCGCTCACCCTGCGGGACGGCCTGTGGGAGGCCGACGGCCCGCTGCTCGGCCGCCCGGTGTTCGCGTCGATCGCCGAGCCCGTCGTCTCGTCGGGCGAGTCGCGCGAGGAGGCGCTGGCCGACCCGGAGGCGGCGGAGACGCGGCACGACGTCGTCCGGCTCCCGGACGGCCGCTGGACCACCGCGCACCGGCTCGGCTTCCGGTACCTGCGTGTCGAGAGCGACAACCCCATCACGGACGTGATCGTCGAGGCGTCGCGCCGGCCCACACCGCGTGCAGGCGCCTTCTCGTGCTCCGACGACGAGCTGACGCGGATCTGGCAGGTCAGCGCCGACACCCTCCGCGTGTGCATGCAGGGCCTCATGCTCGACGGCATCAAGCGCGACCGCATGCCGTGGATCGGCGACCAGGCGCTCAACACGCTCGCCAACGCGTACGCGTTCGGCGACGGCGGCATCGTGGCAGCCAGCCTCACCGCGCTGGGCCGCCCGCGGCACGGCTTCGTGAACGGCATCTCCGACTACTCCCTCTGGTGGGTGATCGGGACGGGCTTCTTCGCGAGCGCGTTCGACGCCCGCGCCTACCTGGCGGGCGAGGCCGACCACCTCCACGCATTCGTGGAGGGCCTCGCCGAGCAGGCGGGCGACGACGGCCTCCTGCGCCCCCGCCCCGGGGACGACGACTTCCTCAAGCTCGTCTTCATCGACTGGGGCGTGGAGGCGGACCCGGCCCGCGACGCCACCGCGCTGCAGGTGCTGTGGCACTGGGCGCTCACCTCGGCGGCGCACCTGCTCGGCTCGGTCGGGCATCCCGGTGCCGGGCGATGGGAGGCACTGGCCGCGACCGTGCGCTCGACGCTGCACCGCACGGCGTGGGACGCCGAGGGGCAGGTCTGGCGCGAGTACGCGGACGGCGCCTCCGCGGCCTCCCCGTACCCGAACTTCCTGGCGGTGCTGGCCAGGCTCGGCGGAGCGGACGGCGATGTGACCCCGGCCATGCGCGCACTGCTCACCGGCACCCGGCGGGCGGGCACGCCCTTCATGACCGGATTCCTGCTGCGCGCGCTCATCGAGGCCGGCGAGCCGGCGACGGCGGTCGAGTGCGTGCGCGAGCTGTGGGGCGGCATGCTCGCCGCCGGGGCGACCAGCTTCTGGGAGGAGTTCGCCGAGCCGGGCGCCTCGCCGTACGAGATGTACGGGCGCCCCTTCGGCAAGAGCCTCTGCCACGCGTGGTCCTCGTCGCCCGCCGCGCTGCTGCCCGACGCGATCCTCGGCGTGCGGCCACTCGCCGACGGGTGGGCGCGTTTCGCCGTCGCACCGGCGCTGGGCGGGCTGGAGTGGGCGGAGGCGCGCATCCCCGCGCCCCAGGGTGACATCGTGGTTCGCGCGGACGCGGGCGGCACGGTCGTCGACGTGCCCGCGGGAGCGGTGCTCGTGGCCGAGGGCGGCGAGCACCCGGGGCCTGCGTGCGTGCGCCTGCCTTCGCCCTAG
- a CDS encoding beta-glucosidase, translating to MHVSHPRKGDRRAGPGAGSRTRSGVGWKRWIAPAAAVGLLVSALSAGPALAQSSAGQAAADRGKPVPAGCPWMDTSKSPEKRAQLLLAASTLDQKLRWLDEQAANNPTQTTFNGVTYPAQVPCTPTVAYADGPDYVRGPNGVTIFPAQLALASSWSTELATAKGKAQADEAFRAGRNGLLSPQITSARTVLDGRITDSFGEDSLLSGDLAAAQTTGIQDGNADEPVMSVLKHYVANEQELDRQTSSSNLDGRTLREVYDLAFQIAVSKGNPAGVMCSYNQVNGVYACENPILNNLLKAGGWSGYVVSDFGSVHSTAPSLNAGLDQELNRPIYYTPANIRAAIDNGSTSMAQVDSAASRVVTAYIKTGLFDHPLPATPAASVTNAANQKVAEQIAEQGSVLLKNDGGILPLTKKAKTVAVIGPTASKQATNGVSAATVCAIKNFGPPTACPNVVAPLDALTERAAKAGATVAFDNGADPAAAAAAAAKADVAVVFGYEIQGEGADRTSLSLDGNGDALIAAVAAANPNTVVVLETGSATDMPWLSAVKGVIQAWYPGEQGGTALARLIYGDANFSGKLPITFPKSLADTPTNTPAQYPGLVNGSPTRPAGDKSIRQVSYSEGLAVGYKWYESKGIEPLFPFGHGLSYSSFEYSKLQLAPAVINKANKSLKVSFTVKNTSSTAGSTTPQVYLTLPASTGEPGDRLVSFDTVTLKPGESKRLTVTIDPNAVDRPLSYYSTAANAWVTDPGTYGIAVGDSSKASLSATFTVNR from the coding sequence TCGCACCCCCGCAAGGGCGACCGCCGCGCCGGTCCCGGCGCCGGTTCCCGCACCCGCTCCGGTGTCGGCTGGAAGCGGTGGATCGCCCCCGCCGCGGCCGTCGGCCTCCTGGTCTCCGCCCTCAGCGCCGGCCCGGCGCTCGCGCAGTCGTCGGCCGGGCAGGCGGCCGCCGACCGGGGCAAGCCGGTTCCCGCCGGCTGTCCCTGGATGGACACCTCCAAGTCCCCGGAGAAGCGCGCGCAGCTGCTGCTCGCCGCCAGCACGCTCGACCAGAAGCTGCGCTGGCTCGACGAGCAGGCGGCGAACAACCCGACGCAGACGACCTTCAACGGCGTCACGTATCCGGCGCAGGTGCCGTGCACGCCGACGGTCGCGTACGCGGACGGCCCCGACTACGTCCGCGGGCCGAACGGTGTCACGATCTTCCCGGCGCAGCTCGCGCTCGCCTCGTCGTGGAGCACTGAGCTCGCGACCGCGAAGGGCAAGGCGCAGGCCGACGAGGCGTTCCGCGCGGGCCGCAACGGCCTCCTGTCGCCGCAGATCACGTCCGCCCGGACGGTGCTGGACGGCCGCATCACCGACTCGTTCGGCGAGGACAGCCTGCTGAGCGGCGACCTGGCCGCCGCGCAGACCACCGGCATCCAGGACGGCAACGCCGACGAGCCGGTGATGTCGGTGCTGAAGCACTACGTCGCCAACGAGCAGGAGCTCGACCGCCAGACCAGCTCCTCCAACCTCGACGGGCGCACCCTGCGCGAGGTGTACGACCTGGCCTTCCAGATCGCCGTCTCGAAGGGCAACCCGGCGGGCGTGATGTGCTCGTACAACCAGGTCAACGGCGTGTACGCGTGCGAGAACCCCATCCTCAACAACCTGCTGAAGGCGGGCGGATGGAGCGGCTACGTCGTCTCCGACTTCGGCTCGGTGCACTCCACCGCGCCGTCGCTCAACGCGGGGCTCGACCAGGAGCTCAACCGGCCGATCTACTACACCCCGGCGAACATCCGCGCCGCGATCGATAATGGCTCGACCAGCATGGCGCAGGTCGATTCCGCCGCCTCGCGCGTGGTCACGGCGTACATCAAGACGGGCCTGTTCGACCACCCGCTGCCGGCGACCCCGGCCGCCTCGGTGACGAACGCCGCCAACCAGAAGGTCGCCGAGCAGATCGCGGAGCAGGGCTCGGTGCTGCTGAAGAACGACGGCGGCATCCTCCCGCTGACCAAGAAGGCCAAGACCGTCGCGGTCATCGGTCCGACGGCGTCGAAGCAGGCGACCAACGGCGTCAGCGCCGCGACCGTCTGCGCGATCAAGAACTTCGGCCCGCCGACCGCCTGCCCGAACGTCGTCGCCCCGCTCGACGCGCTGACCGAGCGTGCGGCGAAGGCCGGAGCGACGGTGGCGTTCGACAACGGCGCCGACCCGGCCGCTGCGGCGGCTGCTGCGGCGAAGGCCGATGTCGCGGTCGTCTTCGGGTACGAGATCCAGGGCGAGGGCGCCGACCGCACCTCCCTCTCGCTCGACGGCAACGGCGACGCGCTGATCGCGGCGGTCGCGGCCGCCAACCCGAACACCGTCGTGGTGCTGGAGACCGGCAGCGCGACCGACATGCCGTGGCTGTCCGCGGTGAAGGGCGTGATCCAGGCCTGGTACCCGGGTGAGCAGGGTGGCACGGCGCTGGCCCGCCTGATCTACGGCGACGCGAACTTCAGCGGCAAGCTGCCGATCACCTTCCCGAAGTCGCTGGCCGACACCCCGACGAACACGCCGGCGCAGTACCCCGGGCTCGTGAACGGCTCGCCGACCCGCCCGGCCGGCGACAAGTCGATCCGTCAGGTCAGCTACAGCGAGGGCCTCGCGGTCGGCTACAAGTGGTACGAGAGCAAGGGCATCGAGCCGCTGTTCCCGTTCGGTCACGGGCTGTCGTACTCGTCGTTCGAGTACAGCAAGCTGCAGCTCGCCCCGGCCGTCATCAACAAGGCGAACAAGTCGCTCAAGGTCTCGTTCACGGTGAAGAACACGAGCTCCACGGCCGGATCGACGACCCCGCAGGTCTACCTCACCCTCCCCGCCTCCACCGGGGAGCCCGGAGACCGGCTCGTCTCGTTCGACACGGTCACGCTGAAGCCCGGCGAGAGCAAGCGGCTCACGGTGACGATCGACCCGAACGCCGTCGACCGCCCGCTGTCGTACTACAGCACCGCCGCCAACGCGTGGGTGACCGACCCCGGCACCTACGGGATCGCGGTCGGCGACTCCTCGAAGGCGTCGCTCTCGGCGACCTTCACGGTCAACCGGTAG
- a CDS encoding ABC transporter substrate-binding protein — MITATRRARRLAVIGAVLTAGALALTACSGGGGSSSSGGGNFTTLGLTSNSTPNDTLKALSTAGCQAAQKDAPIKTDADEQTQHDQKLQLLAGQNALPSIFVSPNTPDLAKQFIKGGKLVDIGAELKKDDLQDQILPVAASTIEKLYGQDSVYALPNELNIEGIWYNKKLFADNGIEVPGTWDELTAAAEKLQSTGVQAFAGDGKDGWPITRFVGAYLFRDLGPDALQDVADGKAKLTDADYVKAADEVSKLGKAGAFGQGVASTDYNGATNQFLTGKAGMFYMGSWILSNFNDESQNKIGADNIGFMPFPAVDGGKGSIDQTPANVGQPLMMSKAAYGKGGAAWLKCIAEGYGDEVLSKSGVVSGFKLKDTPSDLPALTQTVQKQINDSKSSVLWFEALFNSKATTVSQSNGGSLGNGSLSGADFMQQVQGALGQ, encoded by the coding sequence GTGATCACAGCAACCCGACGGGCGCGGCGGCTCGCCGTCATCGGCGCCGTCCTCACGGCCGGAGCCCTGGCTCTGACCGCGTGCTCGGGAGGCGGCGGCAGCAGCAGCAGCGGTGGCGGCAACTTCACCACGCTCGGCCTGACCAGCAACTCCACCCCCAACGACACCCTCAAGGCGCTCTCGACCGCCGGCTGCCAGGCCGCGCAGAAGGACGCGCCGATCAAGACGGACGCCGACGAGCAGACCCAGCACGACCAGAAGCTGCAGCTCCTCGCGGGCCAGAACGCCCTCCCGAGCATCTTCGTCAGCCCGAACACCCCCGACCTCGCCAAGCAGTTCATCAAGGGCGGCAAGCTGGTCGACATCGGCGCCGAGCTGAAGAAGGACGACCTGCAGGACCAGATCCTCCCGGTCGCCGCCTCCACCATCGAGAAGCTCTACGGCCAGGACAGCGTCTACGCCCTGCCGAACGAGCTGAACATCGAGGGCATCTGGTACAACAAGAAGCTCTTCGCCGACAACGGCATCGAGGTCCCCGGCACCTGGGACGAGCTCACCGCCGCCGCTGAGAAGCTGCAGTCCACGGGCGTCCAGGCGTTCGCCGGCGACGGCAAGGACGGCTGGCCGATCACCCGCTTCGTCGGCGCCTACCTCTTCCGCGACCTCGGCCCCGACGCCCTGCAGGACGTCGCCGACGGCAAGGCCAAGCTGACCGACGCCGACTACGTGAAGGCGGCCGACGAGGTCTCCAAGCTCGGCAAGGCCGGCGCGTTCGGCCAGGGGGTCGCCTCCACCGACTACAACGGTGCGACCAACCAGTTCCTGACCGGCAAGGCGGGCATGTTCTACATGGGCTCGTGGATCCTGTCGAACTTCAACGACGAGTCGCAGAACAAGATCGGCGCCGACAACATCGGGTTCATGCCGTTCCCGGCCGTCGACGGCGGCAAGGGCAGCATCGACCAGACCCCGGCGAACGTCGGCCAGCCGCTCATGATGAGCAAGGCCGCGTACGGCAAGGGCGGCGCCGCCTGGCTCAAGTGCATCGCGGAGGGCTACGGCGACGAGGTGCTCTCGAAGAGCGGCGTGGTCTCGGGCTTCAAGCTGAAGGACACCCCGAGCGACCTCCCGGCCCTGACCCAGACGGTCCAGAAGCAGATCAACGACTCGAAGTCGTCGGTGCTGTGGTTCGAGGCGCTGTTCAACTCGAAGGCGACCACGGTCAGCCAGTCCAACGGCGGCTCGCTGGGCAACGGCTCCCTCTCGGGCGCCGACTTCATGCAGCAGGTCCAGGGCGCCCTCGGCCAGTAA